Proteins from a single region of Corylus avellana chromosome ca11, CavTom2PMs-1.0:
- the LOC132164905 gene encoding F-box/kelch-repeat protein At3g06240-like, with amino-acid sequence MASGRLSLAFQVRLQILDFGNGLNFSICVVGSCNGLVCLHAHGTLNVVIWNPTTKETKVVPESNLPLFAPTGYCTHIQGMGFGFDAKTNDYKIINFVSMYDPYFKDYYSQYVRDIIYQKELYSLSTDSWRKVDGPPCFIVETHQGVMTYTTGMGSCLAYDDGQETFVLSFDMSDEVFLKTPHPDNVQGETLFVLNESIAMADTIWNEESTEIRFDIWLLLKVGVKDSWTRLFTIGPFTEIHRPIGFWKNDTMFLHKIDDGQLFLYDPSTKQMTDLQIPGENDWMQLVTYMETLVSVKRGNESEE; translated from the exons CTTCCGGTCGTCTCTCTCTTGCGTTTCAAGTGCGTCTGCAAATCCTG GATTTTGGGAACGGCCTGAATTTTAGTATTTGTGTGGTGGGTTCTTGCAATGGTCTCGTTTGTCTCCACGCTCACGGTACATTGAATGTTGTTATATGGAACCCTACAACTAAAGAAACAAAGGTTGTCCCCGAATCAAACCTGCCCCTCTTCGCCCCCACTGGATATTGCACCCATATTCAAGGTATGGGATTTGGTTTTGATGCCAAAACTAATGACTACAAGATAATCAACTTTGTTAGTATGTATGATCCCTATTTTAAGGACTATTATTCACAATACGTTAGGGACATAATATACCAAAAAGAGTTATACAGCTTAAGCACCGATTCTTGGAGAAAAGTTGATGGACCCCCGTGTTTTATTGTTGAAACTCATCAAGGTGTGATGACATACACCACCGGGATGGGTTCTTGCCTGGCATATGATGATGGCCAGGAGACATTTGTTTTGTCATTTGACATGAGCGATGAGGTATTCCTAAAAACACCACATCCAGATAATGTTCAAGGGGAAACCCTTTTCGTGTTGAATGAATCGATTGCTATGGCTGATACTATATGGAATGAAGAATCGACGGAGATTCGATTTGATATATGGTTGTTGCTTAAAGTTGGTGTTAAGGACTCCTGGACTAGGCTTTTCACTATTGGACCGTTTACAGAAATTCACCGCCCAATTGGATTTTGGAAGAATGACACCATGTTCTTGCACAAAATTGATGACGGACAACTGTTCTTGTATGACCCCTCTACCAAACAAATGACTGATCTCCAAATTCCTGGAGAAAATGACTGGATGCAGTTGGTTACTTACATGGAGACCCTGGTTTCTGTCAAGCGAGGAAATGAATCTGAAGAATAG